The DNA sequence CCCTGCGCCGCGCAATTGCCGCCAAGTTCACTCGCTTTAGCGGACTGGAAGTGGATGGCGATGAAGAGGTAACTGTCACCGTGGGCGGAAGCGAAGCCATGTTTCTCGTCCTGGCCGCCCTTTGCGACCCTGGTGATCGGGTGTTGATTTTCTCGCCTTTCTACGAGAATTATGCGGTGGATTTGCACCTGCTGGATGCTCAACCGGTCTATGTCAACCTTGCGCCACCCGAATTTCAGATCGATCGGCAGGCATTACGGCGCGAATTCGAGCGCGGCGCAAAAGCGATTATCGTCTGTAACCCTTCCAACCCCAGCGGTAAGGTGTTTAGCGAAGAAGAATTGCGCTATATCGGAGAGTTGGTACAGGAATTTGATGCTTATCTCATTACGGATGAGGTCTATGAACATATCGTCTTTCCTCCTCATCGCCATGTCTATGCTGCGGCTTTGCCGGGCATGTTCGAGCGCACCATTACGTGTAGCTCACTTTCCAAAACGTATGCCATAACCGGCTGGCGGCTGGGCACCATCATCGCCAGTGATGAAATCACTGCCAAAATTCGCACCTTACACGATTATATTACCCTGGGCGCTGCCGCGCCGTTGCAACGGGCGGCGATCACGGCTCTGAATTTCCCGGATGAGTATTACCAGAACCTCACCCGCCAGTATGGCGAAATGCGCGATATTTTTCTCGGTTACCTGG is a window from the Anaerolineae bacterium genome containing:
- a CDS encoding Aspartate aminotransferase, yielding MKPLSSRLSKIPESAISEMNDLARLTKAINLASGFPDFDPPEALIEAAVEALRGGYNQYATTAGVTTLRRAIAAKFTRFSGLEVDGDEEVTVTVGGSEAMFLVLAALCDPGDRVLIFSPFYENYAVDLHLLDAQPVYVNLAPPEFQIDRQALRREFERGAKAIIVCNPSNPSGKVFSEEELRYIGELVQEFDAYLITDEVYEHIVFPPHRHVYAAALPGMFERTITCSSLSKTYAITGWRLGTIIASDEITAKIRTLHDYITLGAAAPLQRAAITALNFPDEYYQNLTRQYGEMRDIFLGYLERSGIGYIPPQGTYFVLADISPFGFEDDWAFCRWLAKEIGVAAVPGSSFFAEPVRHLIRLNFAKRPETLHQAGERLLRLREKL